A genomic region of Caenorhabditis elegans chromosome V contains the following coding sequences:
- the F44E7.3 gene encoding t-SNARE coiled-coil homology domain-containing protein (Confirmed by transcript evidence) yields the protein MTLQLQELMRQSDEKIEVLELQSRLELAQQASDLTDRLHEDLRASDARVQETFKFLLFQPRNQKKME from the exons ATGACATTGCAGTTGCAAGAATTGATGAGACAATCTGATGAAAAG atcgaaGTTTTGGAGCTTCAATCTCGACTCGAATTGGCTCAACAAGCTTCGGATCTCACTGATCGTCTTCATGAAGACTTGAGAGCTTCGGATGCCAGGGTTCAAGAAACGTTCAAGTTTCTGCTCTTCCAACCGAGAAATCAGAAGAAGATGGAATAA